Proteins from a single region of Chitinivibrionales bacterium:
- a CDS encoding T9SS type A sorting domain-containing protein: MKRLFFSFSAFCCIFLSFYSNSNAVSGISVCDYNGEIDGIQANIIKDNRWVDSIFLVTTDNRLDARSSQINSYGTHCAFLYNDGGWHVAVATIGGVNKTVKKLCTVPSGGDMGNGKIWSALLEWPRGEWVWFTNSESNNEIYRVNVQTGDRQHVASTSAQSNQFQLSGDAKILIGAYQGDGAWTRLPNADNISSSQTISQWHDYVGGCGHGISPSALYCINNNNGYHSRVAIHNVDTVNMSISQDQTVGVDGNVGAIWMGGDSMWYMWDDWALDSSLINEIYDNDNGIYVGRQQVIGGGNLTLGGWSCNSDHWALMVTGWAPEGRDCSNGANIIGLNFIREQTMPFSHNYCEFDTINNPDGIAYIAWHGDIWISDPVEDIAPGYIDDFNNRDTYTIDGTDTEIDPRMNALWENVGVKDCRGIKINKSSSDGLTLSLSERKNVRIEVYNGLGKLIYSRKIQSQQIRVSRSILHRGVNMITVKDNDGIVFTEKMIKM, from the coding sequence ATGAAAAGGCTTTTCTTTTCGTTTTCTGCATTTTGTTGTATTTTCCTGTCATTTTACTCAAACAGTAACGCCGTATCCGGAATTAGTGTTTGCGATTACAATGGTGAAATTGACGGTATCCAGGCAAACATTATTAAAGACAATCGATGGGTCGATTCGATTTTTCTGGTAACCACCGATAACCGTCTGGATGCACGTTCATCGCAGATCAATTCCTATGGAACCCATTGTGCCTTTTTATACAATGATGGCGGATGGCACGTTGCGGTTGCCACGATCGGAGGAGTGAACAAGACAGTTAAAAAACTCTGTACCGTTCCCAGTGGCGGTGATATGGGAAACGGGAAAATATGGTCAGCACTCCTGGAATGGCCCCGGGGAGAATGGGTTTGGTTTACTAATTCGGAATCGAATAACGAAATATACCGGGTGAATGTACAGACTGGAGACCGGCAGCATGTTGCTTCTACTTCGGCACAATCAAATCAATTTCAATTATCCGGAGATGCAAAAATCCTGATCGGCGCCTATCAAGGGGATGGTGCCTGGACAAGACTTCCGAATGCAGATAATATTTCATCATCCCAAACAATTTCCCAGTGGCATGATTATGTTGGTGGCTGCGGACACGGTATCTCTCCTTCGGCGCTTTATTGCATTAATAATAATAACGGCTATCATTCCCGTGTTGCAATACACAATGTGGATACGGTTAACATGTCTATAAGCCAGGATCAGACTGTCGGCGTTGACGGCAATGTCGGCGCTATCTGGATGGGTGGAGACAGTATGTGGTATATGTGGGATGACTGGGCCCTTGATTCATCCCTTATTAACGAAATTTATGACAATGATAACGGAATCTATGTGGGGAGACAACAGGTGATTGGCGGAGGGAATCTTACGCTTGGAGGATGGTCTTGCAATTCCGACCATTGGGCATTAATGGTAACCGGGTGGGCGCCGGAAGGAAGAGATTGCAGTAATGGCGCAAATATTATAGGACTCAATTTCATTCGAGAACAGACAATGCCTTTCAGTCATAATTATTGCGAGTTCGATACTATTAATAATCCTGATGGCATTGCATATATCGCCTGGCACGGTGACATCTGGATCAGCGATCCGGTCGAAGATATCGCTCCCGGATATATCGACGACTTCAATAATCGTGACACCTATACAATCGATGGCACCGATACCGAAATCGATCCGAGAATGAACGCTCTCTGGGAGAATGTCGGGGTTAAAGATTGCCGTGGTATTAAAATTAACAAGTCTTCTTCCGATGGTTTAACGCTTTCCTTAAGTGAGCGAAAAAATGTACGGATTGAGGTGTACAACGGGCTTGGTAAGCTTATCTATTCACGAAAGATCCAAAGTCAACAGATACGTGTTTCCCGGTCGATTCTCCACCGGGGTGTCAATATGATAACTGTAAAAGACAATG
- a CDS encoding sulfatase, whose amino-acid sequence SGVQPQTAPPVFVPICEDTPGIDPASDGGTFKGPLALQIHCATQGSSIACSFDKGENPRWLLYTGPIKLEKGTTALRAKAIRIGYKESVERSAEFTVR is encoded by the coding sequence CATCGGGAGTTCAGCCGCAGACCGCCCCGCCGGTATTTGTGCCAATTTGTGAAGACACCCCGGGTATCGATCCCGCTTCCGATGGCGGCACATTCAAAGGTCCGTTGGCGCTTCAAATTCATTGCGCAACGCAGGGATCATCGATTGCCTGTTCGTTCGATAAAGGAGAAAATCCCCGCTGGCTTCTGTATACCGGGCCGATAAAACTGGAGAAAGGTACGACAGCCCTACGGGCAAAAGCGATCCGGATTGGATACAAAGAGAGCGTAGAGCGGAGTGCTGAATTTACAGTACGATAA